In Streptomyces asoensis, a single genomic region encodes these proteins:
- a CDS encoding MarR family winged helix-turn-helix transcriptional regulator, which yields MATANDREEPVPQQRPEAPGTPADLQAFAVRLRRMNGEINRLVHAFAGDQGLHPTDVQALAAILDADGPMTPKRLREHLGLTSGAVTACVDRLERAGHIRRVRESADRRVVHLYYAADARSVARTYFRPLADATRAARARFTEEELSVALRFLTAMGEELSGITPPGR from the coding sequence GTGGCCACAGCGAACGACCGTGAGGAGCCGGTGCCGCAACAGCGGCCCGAGGCGCCCGGGACACCTGCCGACCTCCAGGCCTTCGCGGTCCGGCTGCGGCGGATGAACGGTGAGATCAACCGGCTGGTGCACGCGTTCGCGGGTGACCAGGGACTGCACCCGACGGACGTGCAGGCGCTCGCCGCGATCCTCGACGCCGACGGGCCGATGACCCCGAAGCGGCTGCGCGAGCATCTCGGTCTGACCTCCGGCGCGGTCACGGCGTGCGTGGACCGACTGGAGCGCGCGGGGCACATCCGCAGGGTCCGCGAGAGCGCCGACCGCAGGGTGGTGCACCTGTACTACGCGGCGGACGCCCGGTCGGTGGCGCGCACCTACTTCCGGCCGCTGGCCGATGCCACCCGGGCCGCGCGCGCCCGCTTCACGGAGGAGGAGCTGTCGGTGGCGCTCCGCTTCCTGACGGCCATGGGCGAGGAGCTGTCCGGGATCACCCCGCCGGGGCGCTGA
- a CDS encoding MMPL family transporter, translated as MSTTPRRARWLVPVLLVAVWLGVGGVLGPYAGRLGEVATNDQAAFLPRSAESTEVIAAQRAFRQDETLPAIVVWTAPAKDGAAEGTKTGEPVEDRLDAAGRALASLAGDPGVAGEVSPALPSDDGRAIEGVVPLRPDLGDDLAPTLDRIRAAAERVPGTTVQLAGPAASQADLSDAFAGIDGLLLGVALATVLVILLLVYRSVLLPLVIILGAVFALGLACAVVYALADHDVVRVDGQVQGILSILVIGAATDYALLLTARYREELAARTDRFAAVTAALRKSWGAVVASAATVALGLLALLLSDLTNNRALGPVGAIGIGCAVLSTLTFLPAVLVLLGRTAYWPARLAAGSTGHGVWQRVAALVDRAPRRVWAVTLAVLLAAAAFAPTLASKGVPLDETFVNDAPSVAAQETLGRHFPGGSGNPTVVIADADRLPGVLAASRRTEGVASAAAATASGRPGADPLVVDGRVRVDVTLDSAADGDAALRTVARLRTALHAVPGADALVGGYTAQRYDTQRTAERDRTLIVPVVLAIIFLILTVLLRSLLLPALLVATVGLNFLATLGISGLVFRHVFGFSGTDPSVPLYGFVFLVALGVDYNIFLMSRVREESLRHGVRQGVLRGLVTTGGVITSAGVVLAATFAALGVIPLAFLAQIAFIVAFGVLLDTLVVRSLLVPALVRDIGAPAWWPGRLGVARDTADDGPSAER; from the coding sequence ATGTCCACCACCCCCCGACGCGCCCGCTGGCTCGTCCCGGTCCTCCTCGTCGCCGTGTGGCTCGGCGTCGGCGGCGTACTCGGTCCCTACGCCGGACGGCTGGGCGAGGTCGCCACCAACGACCAGGCCGCCTTCCTGCCGCGCAGCGCCGAGTCGACCGAGGTCATCGCCGCGCAGCGCGCCTTCCGGCAGGACGAGACGCTCCCGGCGATCGTCGTCTGGACCGCCCCGGCGAAGGACGGCGCGGCCGAGGGAACCAAGACAGGCGAGCCGGTCGAGGACCGGCTCGACGCGGCCGGCCGGGCCCTGGCCTCCCTCGCCGGCGACCCCGGCGTGGCCGGTGAGGTCTCGCCCGCGCTGCCGTCCGACGACGGCCGGGCCATCGAGGGCGTGGTGCCCCTGCGCCCCGACCTCGGTGACGACCTCGCCCCCACCCTCGACCGGATCCGCGCCGCCGCGGAACGCGTCCCCGGCACGACCGTCCAGCTGGCCGGCCCGGCCGCGAGCCAGGCGGACCTGTCCGACGCCTTCGCCGGCATCGACGGGCTGCTGCTCGGCGTCGCGCTGGCCACCGTCCTCGTCATCCTGCTGCTCGTCTACCGCAGTGTGCTGCTCCCGCTGGTGATCATCCTCGGCGCGGTGTTCGCCCTGGGCCTCGCCTGCGCCGTCGTGTACGCCCTCGCCGACCACGACGTGGTCCGCGTCGACGGACAGGTCCAGGGCATCCTCTCCATCCTGGTCATCGGCGCGGCCACCGACTATGCCCTGCTGCTCACCGCCCGCTACCGGGAGGAGCTCGCCGCCCGCACCGACCGGTTCGCCGCCGTCACCGCCGCGCTGCGCAAGTCCTGGGGCGCGGTCGTGGCCAGCGCCGCGACCGTCGCCCTCGGGCTGCTCGCCCTGCTGCTCAGCGACCTCACCAACAACCGGGCCCTCGGGCCGGTCGGCGCCATCGGCATCGGCTGCGCCGTCCTCAGCACGCTGACCTTCCTGCCGGCGGTCCTGGTGCTCCTGGGCAGGACGGCCTACTGGCCCGCACGACTGGCGGCCGGGAGCACGGGCCACGGGGTGTGGCAGCGCGTCGCCGCCCTGGTGGACCGGGCACCGCGCCGGGTCTGGGCGGTCACCCTCGCCGTGCTGCTGGCCGCGGCCGCGTTCGCCCCGACGCTCGCCTCGAAGGGGGTCCCCCTCGACGAGACCTTCGTGAACGACGCCCCCTCCGTCGCCGCGCAGGAGACCCTCGGCCGGCACTTCCCGGGCGGCTCGGGGAACCCCACCGTGGTCATCGCGGACGCCGACCGGCTGCCGGGCGTCCTCGCCGCGTCCCGGCGCACCGAGGGCGTCGCCTCGGCGGCCGCCGCCACCGCGTCGGGCCGTCCCGGCGCCGACCCCCTGGTGGTGGACGGTCGGGTGCGGGTCGACGTGACCCTCGACTCCGCCGCCGACGGCGACGCGGCGCTGCGGACCGTGGCCCGCCTGCGCACCGCCCTGCACGCCGTGCCCGGCGCGGACGCCCTCGTCGGCGGCTACACCGCCCAGCGCTACGACACCCAGCGCACCGCCGAGCGCGACCGCACCCTCATCGTCCCCGTCGTGCTCGCCATCATCTTCCTCATCCTGACCGTCCTGCTGCGCTCGCTGCTGCTGCCCGCCCTGCTGGTGGCCACGGTGGGGCTGAACTTCCTCGCCACCCTGGGCATCTCCGGCCTCGTGTTCCGGCACGTGTTCGGCTTCAGCGGCACCGACCCGTCCGTGCCGCTGTACGGCTTCGTGTTCCTGGTGGCGCTGGGCGTCGACTACAACATCTTCCTCATGTCCCGGGTGCGCGAGGAGAGTCTGCGGCACGGAGTGCGCCAGGGTGTCCTGCGGGGACTTGTCACCACCGGCGGTGTCATCACCTCCGCGGGTGTGGTGCTCGCCGCCACGTTCGCCGCGCTCGGCGTGATCCCGCTGGCCTTCCTCGCCCAGATCGCCTTCATCGTCGCCTTCGGCGTCCTGCTCGACACCCTCGTCGTGCGCTCGCTGCTGGTGCCCGCCCTCGTACGGGACATCGGGGCACCAGCCTGGTGGCCGGGGCGCCTCGGCGTGGCCCGCGACACGGCGGACGACGGCCCGTCGGCAGAGAGGTGA
- a CDS encoding LysR family transcriptional regulator, producing the protein MRTEQLEYIAAVTRLGSLRRAADELRLSQPALSETVRNLERELGVDLLERKRSGATMSASGRELLPHIIGVLDAVDRLRSAAGEQHRISRMVRVGTVNAATVPLLIPVVREFRAAHPVTQVEVVGAQQTDIHRTLLEGGFDLGLVNHLEGDDVPAAFESTELLRGRPVVCVRPDSPLAAGPSVSVDDLLGVPLIGMRSGYVMHRYVHRLLDGRGLAFAYSTDGAEMGKLMVAEGLGATVLPDFSVIGDPLERRGALTHRPISGDATRVLLMLQRRRAESVPQAARDLHEVFVRRARAIGAGPGVS; encoded by the coding sequence GTGCGAACGGAACAGCTGGAATACATCGCGGCGGTCACCCGGCTCGGTTCCCTGCGCCGGGCGGCCGACGAACTACGCCTGTCCCAGCCCGCGTTGAGCGAGACCGTACGCAACCTCGAACGGGAACTCGGGGTGGACCTCCTGGAACGCAAACGGTCCGGAGCCACCATGAGCGCCTCGGGCCGCGAACTCCTGCCGCACATCATCGGGGTGCTGGACGCGGTGGACCGGCTGCGCTCGGCGGCGGGCGAACAGCACCGGATCAGCCGGATGGTGCGGGTGGGCACGGTGAACGCGGCGACGGTGCCGCTGCTCATTCCGGTGGTCAGGGAGTTCCGCGCCGCGCATCCCGTCACCCAGGTGGAGGTGGTCGGCGCCCAGCAGACCGACATCCACCGGACCCTGTTGGAGGGCGGGTTCGACCTCGGGCTGGTCAACCATCTGGAGGGGGACGACGTGCCGGCCGCGTTCGAGTCGACGGAGCTGCTGCGCGGCCGGCCGGTGGTGTGCGTGCGCCCCGACAGCCCTCTGGCCGCCGGGCCCTCGGTCTCGGTGGACGACCTGCTCGGGGTACCGCTGATCGGGATGCGGTCGGGGTACGTCATGCACCGCTACGTCCACCGACTGCTGGACGGACGCGGTCTGGCGTTCGCCTACTCCACGGACGGCGCGGAGATGGGCAAGCTGATGGTGGCGGAGGGGCTGGGGGCGACGGTCCTGCCCGACTTCAGTGTGATCGGGGATCCGCTCGAACGGCGCGGCGCGCTCACCCACCGGCCGATCAGCGGTGACGCGACCCGTGTGCTGCTGATGCTGCAACGGCGGCGGGCGGAGTCCGTGCCGCAGGCCGCGCGGGACCTGCACGAGGTGTTCGTCCGCAGGGCCCGCGCCATCGGCGCGGGCCCCGGGGTGTCCTAG
- the ssuE gene encoding NADPH-dependent FMN reductase: protein MATVLSVSGSPSVSSRTGRLLRHLDQRLAAQGHEVIPLDVRTIPAEALLGADFRHPAIVEATELVARADGVVVGTPVYKASYSGVLKALLDLLPQYALTGKTVLPLATGGSTAHVLAIDYALRPVLNSMGAAHIVQGWFTLDKDITAHEDGSITIAPPATEALTQVVDQFSAALGRTPYLAAAS, encoded by the coding sequence ATGGCCACCGTCCTGTCCGTCTCCGGCAGCCCCTCCGTCTCCTCCCGCACCGGCCGTCTGCTGCGCCACCTCGACCAGCGGCTCGCCGCCCAGGGCCACGAGGTGATCCCGCTCGACGTCCGCACGATCCCGGCCGAGGCCCTGCTCGGCGCGGACTTCCGGCACCCGGCGATCGTCGAGGCGACCGAGCTGGTCGCGCGTGCCGACGGCGTCGTCGTGGGCACCCCGGTCTACAAGGCGTCGTACTCCGGAGTCCTCAAGGCGCTCCTCGACCTGCTTCCGCAGTACGCGCTCACCGGCAAGACGGTCCTGCCCCTGGCCACCGGCGGCTCCACGGCCCATGTGCTGGCCATCGACTACGCCCTGCGCCCCGTCCTCAACTCCATGGGCGCGGCCCACATCGTGCAGGGCTGGTTCACCCTCGACAAGGACATCACCGCCCACGAGGACGGATCCATCACCATCGCCCCGCCCGCCACCGAGGCGCTCACCCAGGTCGTCGACCAGTTCTCGGCGGCGCTCGGACGCACGCCCTACCTGGCCGCGGCGAGCTGA
- a CDS encoding SfnB family sulfur acquisition oxidoreductase, which produces MSAHIIADDAEALAVAASLAAEFRPGASARDAGRRLPRAELDRMSASGLLAVTVPADHGGADVGARTLAEIFRLLATADASLAQIPQSHFAYVNVMRRQGTPEQREFFFAELLAGRRFGNAQSEAGTRHVQDIRTRLEPRPDGSYVLTGVKHYSTGALFADWIPVLARTGDDRLHVAYVPSGAPGLTVVDDWYGLGQRTTASGTVRLDGVPVPADRVLPHHLTFEGPQLHGALAQLLHAAIDTGIAAGALAEAAEFVRTKSRPWFESGVETAAEDPLLIQRFGELALCIKAAEALLREAARSVDAARADLSDDTAAEASVAVAAAKVQAARAAVEVSSALFEVSGTRSAADSLNLHRHWRDARTHTLHDPARWKIQHIGRFVLNGTRPPRHGLL; this is translated from the coding sequence ATGTCCGCCCACATCATCGCCGACGACGCCGAGGCCCTCGCCGTGGCCGCCTCGCTGGCCGCGGAGTTCCGCCCCGGCGCGTCCGCGCGCGATGCCGGACGACGCCTGCCCCGCGCCGAGCTGGACCGGATGTCCGCCTCCGGGCTGCTCGCCGTGACCGTGCCCGCCGACCACGGCGGGGCGGACGTCGGCGCGCGGACCCTTGCGGAGATCTTCCGCCTGCTCGCCACCGCCGACGCCAGTCTGGCCCAGATCCCGCAGAGCCACTTCGCCTACGTGAACGTGATGCGCCGTCAGGGCACGCCAGAACAGCGGGAGTTCTTCTTCGCGGAACTGCTCGCCGGCCGACGGTTCGGCAATGCCCAGTCGGAGGCCGGCACCCGGCACGTCCAGGACATCCGTACCCGGCTGGAGCCACGGCCGGACGGTTCGTACGTCCTGACCGGCGTCAAGCACTACTCCACCGGCGCCCTGTTCGCCGACTGGATCCCGGTCCTGGCCCGCACCGGGGACGACCGACTGCACGTCGCCTACGTGCCGTCCGGCGCGCCCGGGCTCACCGTGGTGGACGACTGGTACGGGCTCGGGCAGCGCACGACCGCCAGTGGCACCGTCCGCCTGGACGGCGTCCCGGTGCCCGCCGACCGTGTCCTGCCCCACCACCTGACCTTCGAGGGGCCGCAACTGCACGGTGCCCTCGCGCAGTTGCTGCACGCCGCGATCGACACCGGGATCGCCGCCGGCGCGCTCGCCGAGGCCGCGGAGTTCGTGCGGACGAAGAGCCGGCCGTGGTTCGAGAGCGGTGTGGAGACCGCCGCCGAGGACCCGCTGCTGATCCAGCGCTTCGGCGAACTGGCCCTGTGCATCAAGGCGGCGGAGGCGCTGCTGCGCGAGGCCGCCCGTTCGGTCGACGCGGCGCGGGCCGATCTGAGCGACGACACCGCGGCCGAGGCGTCCGTCGCGGTCGCCGCCGCGAAGGTGCAGGCGGCGCGGGCGGCCGTGGAGGTGTCGAGCGCCCTGTTCGAGGTCTCCGGCACCCGGTCCGCCGCCGACTCGCTGAACCTGCACCGGCACTGGCGCGACGCCCGCACGCACACCCTGCACGATCCGGCCCGTTGGAAGATCCAGCACATCGGACGGTTCGTGCTGAACGGCACCCGGCCGCCCCGCCACGGCCTGCTGTAG
- a CDS encoding LLM class flavin-dependent oxidoreductase, whose protein sequence is MSLTFHWFLPTNGDSRDVVGGGHGTPATSSGRDRPPTVAYLSQIARAAEDLGFVGALTPTGAWCEDAWLTTAMVSRHTERLKFLVAFRPGFVSPTLAAQMASTFQRQSGGRLLLNVVTGGESHEQRAYGDFLDKDDRYRRTGEFLRIVRELWRGGTVDLKGEHLRVEDARLARLPDPVPEVYFGGSSPLAGEVAAKYVDAYLTWGEPPAQVADKIAWIRGLAAKEDRTLRFGIRLHVITRDTSQAAWAEADRLLAGFDPETVRSVQAGLARSESEGQRRMLALHGGGSLSRSGHRPGEGASGGLEIHPNLWAGIGLVRGGAGTALVGSHEEVAALIKEYAALGIEEFVLSGYPHLEEAYWFGEGVLPRLAADGLWSHPFRTDAAHSAQVPFAS, encoded by the coding sequence GTGTCCCTCACCTTCCACTGGTTCCTCCCCACCAACGGCGACAGCCGCGACGTCGTCGGCGGCGGCCACGGCACCCCGGCGACCTCCTCCGGCCGCGACCGGCCGCCGACGGTCGCCTACCTGAGCCAGATCGCCCGCGCGGCGGAGGACCTCGGCTTCGTGGGCGCGCTCACCCCCACCGGCGCGTGGTGCGAGGACGCCTGGCTGACCACGGCGATGGTCAGCCGGCACACCGAGCGGCTCAAGTTCCTGGTCGCGTTCCGGCCCGGCTTCGTCTCGCCGACGCTCGCCGCGCAGATGGCGTCCACCTTCCAGCGGCAGAGCGGGGGACGGCTCCTGCTCAACGTCGTCACGGGTGGCGAGAGCCACGAGCAGCGGGCCTACGGCGACTTCCTCGACAAGGACGACCGCTATCGCCGTACCGGTGAATTCCTGCGGATCGTGAGGGAGTTGTGGAGGGGCGGGACCGTCGATCTGAAGGGCGAGCACCTCCGGGTCGAAGACGCGCGACTGGCCCGGCTGCCCGATCCGGTGCCCGAGGTGTACTTCGGCGGGTCCTCACCGCTCGCCGGAGAGGTGGCCGCCAAGTACGTCGACGCCTATCTCACCTGGGGCGAGCCCCCGGCCCAGGTCGCGGACAAGATCGCCTGGATCAGGGGGCTCGCGGCGAAGGAGGACCGGACCCTGCGGTTCGGCATCCGCCTGCACGTCATCACCAGGGACACCTCGCAGGCGGCGTGGGCGGAGGCGGACCGGCTGCTCGCCGGGTTCGACCCGGAGACCGTGAGGTCCGTGCAGGCGGGGCTGGCGCGCAGCGAGTCCGAGGGGCAGCGGCGGATGCTCGCCCTGCACGGCGGCGGCAGCCTCTCCCGGTCCGGGCACCGCCCGGGCGAAGGCGCCTCTGGCGGGCTGGAGATCCACCCCAACCTGTGGGCCGGGATCGGGCTGGTGCGCGGGGGCGCGGGGACCGCTCTGGTGGGCAGTCACGAGGAGGTCGCCGCCCTGATCAAGGAGTACGCGGCGCTGGGGATCGAGGAGTTCGTGCTGTCCGGTTACCCGCACCTGGAGGAGGCGTACTGGTTCGGGGAGGGCGTCCTGCCCAGGCTGGCCGCCGACGGGCTCTGGAGTCATCCCTTCCGCACCGACGCGGCCCACTCGGCGCAGGTGCCCTTCGCGAGCTGA